The following coding sequences lie in one Arabidopsis thaliana chromosome 3, partial sequence genomic window:
- the RBL13 gene encoding RHOMBOID-like protein 13 (RHOMBOID-like protein 13 (RBL13); BEST Arabidopsis thaliana protein match is: RHOMBOID-like protein 15 (TAIR:AT3G58460.2); Has 1791 Blast hits to 1791 proteins in 774 species: Archae - 24; Bacteria - 1315; Metazoa - 107; Fungi - 76; Plants - 130; Viruses - 0; Other Eukaryotes - 139 (source: NCBI BLink).), translated as MGRPLFYDIIEKPATSCIVTLCSVIWFVIQKKSIGYSQVGLSYETAIEGHYWRMITSALSHISVLHLVFNMSALWSLGVVEQLGHVGLGTAYYLHYTLVLVVFSGVLVIGIYHLLIARFKIDYFRRVTAVGYSCVVFGWMTILSVKQPSSKLNLFGLLSLPISFAPFESLIFTSIIVPQASFLGHLSGILVGYAISWGLIGGMNNYWALTMLGWIVVVFVFSLKKSGAYDFSFLEIESLTDASLPSVRFIGNGRTLQASAVPLSGVEVV; from the coding sequence ATGGGAAGACCTTTGTTTTATGATATCATTGAGAAACCAGCAACGAGCTGTATCGTAACGTTATGCAGTGTGATTTGGTTTGTGATTCAGAAGAAGAGTATTGGGTACTCTCAAGTTGGATTGAGTTACGAGACTGCAATCGAAGGGCATTACTGGAGGATGATTACATCTGCTTTATCACATATTAGTGTCTTGCATCTTGTGTTTAACATGAGTGCTTTATGGAGTCTTGGTGTTGTTGAACAGCTAGGTCATGTAGGTCTTGGCACTGCTTATTACCTTCATTACactcttgttcttgttgtgtTCTCtggtgttttggttattgggaTCTATCATTTGTTGATTGCTAGATTCAAGATTGATTATTTTCGGCGAGTTACAGCTGTTGGTTACTCTTGTGTTGTCTTTGGTTGGATGACGATTCTCTCTGTTAAGCAACCTTCTTCAAAGCTGAATCTTTTTGGGCTTTTGTCTCTTCCCATTAGCTTTGCGCCATTCGAGTCACTCATTTTCACTTCGATCATTGTTCCACAAGCTAGTTTTCTGGGACATTTGTCGGGAATCCTTGTTGGTTACGCCATTTCGTGGGGTCTGATTGGTGGGATGAACAACTACTGGGCTCTTACTATGCTTGGTTGGATTGTAGTTGTCTTTGTGTTCAGTTTGAAGAAATCGGGTGCTtatgatttcagttttttgGAGATCGAATCGCTTACTGATGCTTCTTTACCCTCAGTGCGGTTTATTGGAAATGGCCGGACCTTGCAAGCCAGTGCAGTTCCTCTTAGTGGAGTGGAAGTTGTCTGA